A region of Pyxidicoccus parkwaysis DNA encodes the following proteins:
- a CDS encoding TerB family tellurite resistance protein: protein MGAGKVLGAIIGLAAGLLIGHPLAIVLLAAVGGFIGHRVDEQHAGFTGNTSDLLSDFVPPARPLTPEEELEREALHLEEPLPREPEAYEDLARDICAVFIEVAHADGDVRREEVREIRRYFETTLGYGHESLQLVRVHLKEFLARPPDLDDAAQACAEQLPSDERRRLLDALFELALVDGALQRSEREALRRAARGLGIPEDDEQAIATLHLGDGDEHYAALGLTPEATDAEVKRAFRQLAAEYHPDKAAHQGRQAAEQASRRFQEVRDAYEEIRRLRGL, encoded by the coding sequence ATGGGCGCGGGAAAAGTTCTCGGGGCGATTATCGGCCTGGCCGCGGGGCTGCTCATCGGACACCCGCTCGCCATCGTCCTCCTCGCCGCCGTGGGGGGCTTCATCGGCCACCGCGTGGACGAGCAGCACGCCGGGTTCACCGGCAACACCTCGGACCTGCTCTCCGACTTCGTCCCGCCCGCGCGCCCCCTGACGCCGGAAGAGGAATTGGAACGCGAGGCCCTGCACCTCGAGGAGCCGCTGCCCCGCGAGCCCGAGGCCTACGAGGACCTGGCCCGGGACATCTGCGCCGTCTTCATCGAGGTGGCCCACGCCGACGGCGACGTCCGCCGTGAGGAGGTGCGGGAGATTCGCCGCTACTTCGAGACCACGCTCGGCTATGGCCACGAGTCCCTCCAGCTCGTGCGCGTGCACCTCAAGGAGTTCCTCGCCCGGCCGCCTGATTTGGACGACGCCGCACAGGCGTGCGCAGAGCAGCTCCCTTCGGACGAGCGCCGCCGGCTGCTCGACGCCCTCTTCGAGTTGGCGCTGGTGGACGGCGCCCTCCAGCGCTCCGAGCGGGAAGCCCTCCGCCGCGCGGCCCGTGGCCTGGGCATCCCCGAGGACGACGAGCAGGCCATCGCCACGCTGCACCTGGGCGACGGCGACGAGCACTACGCCGCGCTCGGCCTCACCCCGGAAGCCACCGACGCGGAGGTGAAGCGCGCCTTCCGCCAGCTCGCCGCCGAGTACCATCCCGACAAGGCCGCCCACCAGGGCAGGCAGGCCGCCGAGCAGGCCTCCCGACGATTCCAGGAAGTCCGGGATGCCTATGAAGAGATTCGGCGCCTGCGCGGACTGTAG
- a CDS encoding Smr/MutS family protein, with protein MSQKKKEEAFHNNPFKSAIKAIKDQEKKEAQDKAAAAAAEATKRKAPPPPPKAKKAAQVSEADEAALFYSAMDGVQQMTHRGEAPAPNPRLPEIIDENAEALAQLSELVAGQGDFEFTGGDEYLEGAGPGIDRNLLRSLRRGDFSVQGRLDLHGMTAAQAKDAVERFLSDSRRAKKRCVLIVHGRGLNSKDQIPVLKDGLKQWLSQKRVGQMVLAFATARPQDGGAGAVYVLLRR; from the coding sequence ATGAGCCAGAAGAAGAAGGAAGAGGCGTTCCACAACAACCCCTTCAAGTCCGCCATCAAGGCCATCAAGGACCAGGAGAAGAAGGAAGCCCAGGACAAGGCCGCCGCCGCTGCCGCCGAGGCCACGAAGCGGAAGGCCCCGCCGCCTCCGCCCAAGGCGAAGAAGGCCGCCCAGGTCAGCGAGGCCGACGAGGCTGCCCTCTTCTACTCGGCCATGGACGGGGTGCAGCAGATGACCCACCGGGGCGAGGCGCCCGCGCCCAACCCGCGCCTGCCCGAAATCATCGACGAGAATGCCGAGGCGCTCGCGCAGCTCTCGGAGCTGGTCGCGGGCCAGGGCGACTTCGAGTTCACCGGTGGTGACGAGTACCTCGAGGGCGCGGGCCCGGGCATCGACCGGAACCTGCTGCGCTCGCTGCGCCGGGGCGACTTCTCCGTGCAGGGCCGGCTGGACCTTCACGGCATGACGGCGGCGCAGGCGAAGGACGCGGTGGAACGTTTCCTGTCCGACAGCCGCCGCGCGAAGAAGCGTTGCGTGCTCATCGTTCACGGGCGCGGTTTGAATTCGAAGGACCAGATTCCGGTGCTCAAGGACGGCCTCAAGCAGTGGCTGTCGCAGAAGCGAGTCGGACAGATGGTGCTGGCCTTCGCCACCGCGCGCCCGCAGGACGGCGGCGCCGGGGCGGTGTACGTCCTGCTCCGGCGCTAA
- a CDS encoding AI-2E family transporter, with protein sequence MAGIRQHPSGERRIIRVDISPRIVAWVVGLALAAWVLVKLREVVLVVVVALMLAGTVAPLLETLERRHIRRSWGVVLLLLGLLGGLGLVGLLTVPPLIHQVGALAAQAPAYREHLAGWLEEHRLLAPLAHSLRSPSSPGLFSKAAHYALTYSEKAAVLVGYGVTALVLAVYLVADASRVRGAVFSLIPREYHLRASRILVNLETIVGGYIRGQVITSVCIAVFTFVLLSLLRVPNALALAVFAGLTDVLPFIGGLLATTPAALAALSRGLPLAIVVVVAMVLYQEFESRVLVPRVYGRVLRLPAIVVLLALLIGGELMGIIGALLALPIAAGIRMAVHELRVELPGEALANSGLRERDERAERSYERRTAGAPAKDAAAVAVRMAEDIRHEDAQEHGDAATDVPITGGSQQDAHDEHAERGH encoded by the coding sequence ATGGCTGGCATCCGACAGCATCCGAGCGGCGAGCGCCGCATCATCCGCGTGGACATCTCTCCGCGCATCGTCGCCTGGGTGGTGGGACTGGCCCTGGCGGCGTGGGTGCTGGTGAAGCTGCGTGAGGTCGTCCTCGTCGTCGTGGTCGCGCTCATGCTCGCGGGGACGGTGGCGCCCCTCCTGGAGACACTGGAGCGGCGGCACATCCGCAGGTCCTGGGGCGTGGTGTTGCTGCTCCTCGGTCTCCTGGGCGGCCTGGGCCTCGTCGGGCTCCTCACGGTGCCCCCGCTCATCCATCAGGTCGGTGCGCTGGCCGCCCAGGCCCCCGCGTACCGCGAGCATCTGGCGGGCTGGCTCGAAGAGCACCGCCTGCTGGCACCACTGGCGCATTCACTCCGCAGTCCGAGCAGCCCGGGGCTGTTCTCCAAGGCGGCGCACTATGCGCTGACGTACTCGGAGAAGGCGGCGGTGCTGGTGGGCTACGGCGTCACCGCGCTGGTGCTCGCGGTGTACCTCGTCGCGGACGCGAGCCGTGTGCGGGGTGCTGTCTTCTCGCTCATCCCGCGCGAGTACCACCTGCGCGCATCACGCATCCTCGTCAATCTGGAGACCATCGTCGGCGGCTACATCCGCGGGCAGGTCATCACGTCCGTGTGCATCGCCGTCTTCACGTTCGTCCTGCTGTCCCTGCTGCGTGTGCCCAACGCGCTCGCGCTGGCTGTGTTCGCGGGGCTCACAGATGTGCTGCCGTTCATCGGCGGGTTGCTGGCCACCACTCCCGCGGCGCTCGCGGCGCTCAGCCGGGGACTGCCGTTGGCCATCGTCGTCGTGGTGGCCATGGTGCTGTACCAGGAGTTCGAGAGCCGGGTCCTCGTGCCGCGCGTGTATGGGCGCGTGCTGCGTCTGCCGGCCATCGTGGTGCTGCTCGCGCTGCTCATCGGTGGTGAGTTGATGGGCATCATCGGCGCGCTCCTGGCACTGCCCATCGCGGCGGGCATCCGCATGGCCGTACATGAATTGCGCGTCGAGTTGCCGGGCGAGGCCCTGGCGAATTCGGGCCTGCGGGAGCGGGACGAACGGGCGGAGCGCTCCTACGAGCGCCGTACCGCTGGCGCACCCGCGAAGGACGCCGCGGCCGTCGCGGTGCGAATGGCCGAGGACATCCGCCACGAGGACGCTCAGGAGCACGGCGACGCCGCCACCGACGTCCCCATCACCGGTGGCTCTCAGCAGGACGCTCACGATGAGCACGCGGAGCGTGGGCATTGA
- a CDS encoding efflux RND transporter permease subunit: protein MDALARRLVGGLLRHRRAVLGTAVLLTLVGTVFTIRLYGDLRSEVEELLPMSAPSVVAARELTPRLYDVSNLSVVLEGEDPAAIQRFADALAERLRALPPTVIRSVDYRIDAERAFLRNFGLFYLSIEDLQTVLQRVRARIQWERQHANPLFVDLLGEGPPPLDFQDIASHYGGALTSVQRFRDDYYQTPDGRRLVMLVRPPEASTGYAFNRALLERVQAEVAALEPRVPVPGLRVGYDGEVATMTEEQAALREDLVTSGLVVLAGVTLVLWLYFRRWRALAAIIASLAVGCAITFGLGELLIGNLNANTAFLGSIVVGNGINAAIIFMARYMEERRAGAPAELAVPTTWLGTVAPTFVASFAAGLAYLSLAVTSFRGFNQFGIIGGLGMALCWLSTYLFLPPLLLVLESRRPLDFTDVRGAARLTSLLMRLLDRRRGLVQGVSLLLLTASGVAMATYRGDLVESDFNKLRARHSQQSGSIYWGHRVDEVFQTYLTPIVIAADTPEDLERVVEVLDAKQRTLGPEAPLREVRTARTVLPADAEAKLPLLRELRALMPDSRLSLLPEDQRQKAEQFRPPEDVHPPRWEDLPPSIREPLTERDGTVGRVALAFPARVGAIDVTYGRQLTDVVRGAIHDAGGHALATGRPLLIADIGRAILLDGPRATLLALIAVSVLVLGVLRRVRPAATVLAGLLMGASWLVGLAAAMRLRVNFLNFVVLPITFGIGVDYAANLVLRLRQEGPGSLARVMADTGGAVALCSSTTIIGYASLILSDNQALAGFGLLASLGEVACLTAALLALPALFLGPRPRTP, encoded by the coding sequence ATGGATGCCCTCGCGAGGAGGCTCGTCGGCGGGCTGCTGCGCCACCGACGCGCCGTGCTGGGCACCGCCGTGTTGCTCACGCTGGTGGGTACCGTCTTCACCATCCGCCTCTATGGGGACCTGCGCAGCGAGGTGGAGGAGCTGCTCCCCATGAGCGCCCCGAGCGTGGTGGCCGCCCGGGAGCTCACGCCGCGGCTGTATGACGTGAGCAACCTCTCCGTCGTCCTGGAGGGCGAGGACCCGGCGGCGATTCAGCGCTTCGCGGACGCGCTCGCGGAGCGCCTGCGCGCGCTGCCGCCGACTGTCATCCGGTCCGTGGACTACCGCATCGACGCGGAGCGCGCCTTCCTCCGGAACTTCGGCCTCTTCTACCTGTCCATCGAGGACCTGCAGACAGTGCTCCAGCGCGTGCGGGCGCGCATCCAGTGGGAGCGCCAGCACGCCAACCCGCTCTTCGTGGACCTCCTCGGCGAGGGGCCACCGCCGCTCGACTTCCAGGACATCGCCTCGCATTACGGCGGAGCCCTCACGTCGGTGCAGCGCTTCCGCGACGACTACTACCAGACGCCCGACGGCCGGCGGCTCGTGATGCTCGTGAGGCCTCCGGAGGCCAGCACGGGCTACGCCTTCAACCGCGCGCTGCTGGAGCGCGTGCAGGCGGAAGTCGCGGCGCTCGAGCCTCGCGTTCCCGTTCCAGGCCTGCGCGTGGGCTATGACGGCGAGGTGGCCACCATGACGGAGGAGCAGGCCGCGCTCCGCGAGGACCTGGTCACCTCCGGACTGGTGGTGCTCGCGGGCGTGACGCTGGTGCTGTGGCTCTACTTCCGGCGCTGGCGAGCGCTCGCCGCCATCATCGCGTCGCTGGCCGTGGGCTGCGCCATCACCTTCGGGCTGGGGGAATTGCTCATCGGCAACCTCAACGCGAACACGGCGTTCCTCGGCTCCATCGTCGTGGGCAACGGCATCAACGCGGCCATCATCTTCATGGCGCGCTACATGGAGGAGCGCCGCGCCGGCGCACCGGCGGAGCTGGCCGTGCCGACCACCTGGCTGGGGACGGTGGCGCCCACCTTCGTGGCCTCGTTCGCCGCCGGGCTGGCCTACCTCTCGCTGGCGGTGACGAGCTTCCGGGGCTTCAACCAGTTCGGCATCATCGGCGGGCTCGGCATGGCGCTGTGCTGGCTGTCCACGTACCTGTTCCTGCCGCCGCTGCTGCTGGTGCTGGAGTCACGGCGTCCCCTCGACTTCACCGACGTCCGGGGCGCCGCACGTCTCACCTCGCTGCTGATGCGACTGCTCGACAGGCGCCGTGGACTTGTCCAGGGCGTGTCGCTGCTGCTGCTCACCGCGAGCGGCGTGGCCATGGCCACCTACCGCGGCGACCTGGTGGAGTCCGACTTCAACAAGCTGCGCGCGCGCCACAGCCAGCAGTCGGGCTCCATCTACTGGGGACACCGCGTGGACGAGGTGTTCCAGACGTACCTCACACCCATCGTCATCGCGGCGGACACTCCGGAGGACCTGGAACGAGTCGTGGAGGTGTTGGATGCGAAGCAGCGGACGCTCGGCCCGGAAGCGCCGCTGCGCGAGGTACGCACCGCGCGCACGGTGCTGCCGGCGGACGCGGAGGCCAAGCTGCCCCTGCTGCGCGAGTTGAGGGCGCTGATGCCCGACTCGCGCCTGTCCCTGCTCCCGGAGGACCAGCGGCAGAAGGCGGAGCAGTTCCGCCCGCCCGAGGATGTCCACCCGCCCCGCTGGGAAGACCTGCCGCCCAGCATCCGCGAGCCGCTCACGGAGCGCGATGGCACGGTGGGGCGTGTCGCCCTCGCCTTCCCCGCGCGGGTGGGCGCCATCGACGTGACGTACGGCAGGCAGCTCACCGACGTCGTCCGGGGCGCCATCCACGACGCGGGAGGCCACGCGCTGGCGACGGGCCGCCCGCTGCTCATCGCGGACATCGGCCGCGCCATCCTGCTCGACGGCCCGCGCGCGACGCTGCTCGCGCTCATCGCGGTGTCGGTGCTGGTGCTCGGAGTGCTGCGGCGGGTGCGCCCCGCGGCGACGGTGCTGGCCGGCCTGCTGATGGGGGCGTCCTGGCTGGTGGGGCTCGCCGCCGCGATGCGGCTGCGGGTGAACTTCCTCAACTTCGTCGTGCTGCCCATCACCTTCGGCATCGGCGTGGACTATGCGGCGAACCTCGTGCTGCGCCTGCGCCAGGAGGGCCCGGGCTCGCTCGCGCGGGTGATGGCCGATACGGGCGGCGCGGTGGCGCTCTGCTCGTCCACCACCATCATCGGCTACGCGTCCCTCATCCTGTCCGACAACCAGGCGCTGGCGGGCTTTGGCCTGCTGGCCTCGCTGGGGGAGGTGGCCTGCCTCACCGCCGCGCTGCTCGCGCTGCCGGCGCTGTTCCTGGGGCCCCGGCCGCGCACGCCATGA
- a CDS encoding DUF4091 domain-containing protein encodes MSWPAVLALALALTNMSALAGPSVYGESLMVKVRPDTPPRPAEPVELLGARNEALSFQVVIHGGDTGASGVTARFDALEGPARIGGSQLTLYREDFLDITEPSGGVSAPGPWPDALTPAVDEISGEPRNAFPFDVPPNVSRTLWVEVLIPEDAPPGRYQGTVEVQARGGFTASVPVTLEVVRLVLPSTPSYPTAFGIQSDRICVAHTGRTDCGSDAVRLELLERYARLALDHRFTLSNVLVLQPEAGSWERFDAAYSPLLDGTAPTRLRGARMTSARYMGPLEDAALAAFVSHFSERGWLSRAYDYTGDEPPLFSTFDEVRARATMLERSAPGLLRMVTTSLAVARANSVDGLIGRMSVLIQVLPPTVMPTTDGGVDEHAARADYDTFLARPGTSLWLYQSCSSHGCLGDIPAEKHWPSYMVDHPANFNRAFPWTVFLLRASGETYYETSAQLPTAWTNQLFYGGNGDGTLFYPGTPERIGGVSHVPLPSLRLKLLRAGVQDYEWLTIVASAGDPAFAEQVAHELIPAPDQVPLEPAAFEQARARLIQRALELVPESPPAPEAKGPGVSESNGCGCDAGPPEAALAAALGGLLWALKRRRASRHLPRDVLPQLPPAHSATPGVRVQARRGSRSAPGRGHAQAPHSTGNRDRPPDAVP; translated from the coding sequence ATGTCATGGCCGGCGGTGCTGGCGCTGGCCCTGGCGCTGACGAACATGTCCGCGCTCGCCGGTCCTTCTGTCTACGGCGAGAGCCTCATGGTGAAGGTGCGCCCGGACACGCCTCCACGTCCCGCGGAGCCCGTGGAGCTGCTCGGTGCGCGCAACGAGGCGTTGAGCTTCCAGGTGGTGATTCACGGCGGGGACACCGGCGCCTCGGGAGTGACGGCCCGGTTCGACGCGCTCGAGGGCCCGGCTCGCATCGGCGGCAGCCAGCTCACGCTGTACCGTGAGGACTTCCTCGACATCACCGAGCCCTCGGGTGGAGTCAGCGCGCCGGGCCCGTGGCCGGATGCGCTCACCCCCGCCGTGGACGAAATCTCGGGCGAGCCACGCAACGCCTTCCCCTTCGACGTGCCTCCGAACGTGTCCCGCACGCTCTGGGTCGAAGTGCTCATTCCGGAGGACGCACCGCCCGGACGCTACCAGGGGACAGTCGAGGTCCAGGCCCGCGGAGGCTTCACCGCGTCCGTCCCCGTGACGCTCGAGGTCGTCCGCCTCGTCCTCCCGAGCACGCCGTCCTACCCCACGGCCTTCGGGATTCAGTCGGACCGCATCTGTGTGGCGCACACCGGACGCACGGACTGTGGAAGCGACGCCGTGCGCCTGGAGTTGCTGGAGCGCTATGCGCGGCTGGCGTTGGACCACCGCTTCACGCTCTCCAACGTGCTCGTCCTCCAGCCGGAAGCGGGCAGTTGGGAGCGCTTCGATGCGGCCTACTCGCCCCTGCTCGACGGCACCGCGCCCACCCGCCTGCGCGGCGCGCGCATGACGAGCGCGCGCTACATGGGCCCGCTGGAGGACGCGGCCCTGGCCGCCTTCGTCTCCCACTTCTCCGAGCGGGGCTGGCTTTCGCGCGCGTACGACTACACCGGTGACGAGCCGCCGCTCTTCTCCACCTTCGACGAGGTGCGCGCGCGCGCCACCATGCTCGAGCGCTCCGCGCCCGGACTGCTCCGCATGGTGACCACCTCGCTGGCCGTGGCGCGCGCGAACAGCGTGGACGGGCTCATCGGCCGCATGTCGGTCCTCATCCAGGTCCTCCCTCCGACGGTGATGCCGACGACGGATGGCGGCGTCGACGAACACGCAGCCCGCGCGGACTACGACACCTTCCTGGCGCGCCCCGGCACCTCGCTGTGGCTGTATCAGAGTTGCAGCAGTCACGGCTGTCTGGGAGACATCCCCGCCGAGAAGCACTGGCCCTCGTACATGGTGGACCACCCGGCCAACTTCAACCGGGCCTTCCCGTGGACGGTGTTCCTCCTGCGCGCCTCGGGCGAGACGTACTACGAGACCAGCGCGCAGCTCCCCACGGCGTGGACGAACCAGCTCTTCTACGGCGGCAACGGCGACGGCACGCTCTTCTACCCGGGCACACCCGAGCGCATTGGCGGCGTGTCCCACGTGCCGCTCCCCAGCCTCCGCCTCAAGCTGCTGCGCGCGGGCGTGCAGGACTACGAATGGCTCACCATCGTCGCGAGCGCCGGAGACCCCGCCTTCGCCGAGCAGGTCGCGCACGAGCTCATCCCCGCGCCCGACCAGGTTCCCCTGGAGCCCGCGGCCTTCGAGCAGGCCCGGGCCCGGCTCATCCAGCGGGCCCTGGAGCTCGTCCCGGAGTCACCTCCGGCCCCGGAGGCAAAAGGCCCGGGAGTGTCGGAGAGCAACGGGTGCGGGTGTGACGCGGGCCCTCCCGAGGCGGCACTGGCCGCGGCCCTGGGAGGACTGCTCTGGGCGCTGAAGCGACGGCGTGCGTCGCGACACTTGCCCCGTGACGTCCTGCCCCAGTTGCCCCCTGCCCATTCCGCGACACCTGGGGTACGAGTCCAGGCACGGCGCGGGAGTCGGAGCGCGCCAGGACGCGGACATGCCCAAGCGCCTCACTCCACGGGAAATCGAGACCGCCCTCCAGACGCCGTACCATGA
- the add gene encoding adenosine deaminase, protein MARELIDLHIHVGGAVAPHILWSIAHQQGFKLPVKNYFDFVELITSRPGKVGSLDDYLKILHTWTEKIQSSPSAIERSVYEVIGKEYRGSRVTQMELRFNPMKRNLNSELDLDHIIHAALRGMDRAVLEYGVKMGLIFCLAREFDHKLNSIIVDKAIKYRTRGVYGIDLAGTETNAMELSPERVAEYEDLFARARRAGLKCTVHTGETRGTGAEGVMSVVEKLKPHRIGHGIRAAYDEHAMKVLRENDITLELCPTSNLHTKAVEGVEEMRHIIRTFWDRKVKFTINTDGPYLLETDMRREIEIIEQNGILTAEQVDQTLAWARQASFIPAT, encoded by the coding sequence ATGGCACGCGAACTCATTGACCTGCACATCCATGTGGGCGGCGCGGTGGCGCCCCACATCCTCTGGTCCATCGCCCACCAGCAGGGCTTCAAGCTCCCCGTCAAGAACTACTTCGACTTCGTGGAGCTCATCACCTCCCGGCCCGGCAAGGTCGGGAGCCTCGACGACTACCTGAAGATTCTCCACACGTGGACGGAGAAGATTCAGTCCTCGCCGAGCGCCATCGAGCGCTCCGTCTATGAAGTCATCGGCAAGGAGTACCGCGGCAGCCGCGTGACGCAGATGGAGCTGCGCTTCAACCCGATGAAGCGCAACCTCAACTCCGAGCTGGATTTGGACCACATCATCCACGCCGCGCTACGAGGCATGGACCGCGCGGTGCTGGAGTACGGCGTGAAGATGGGCCTCATCTTCTGCCTCGCGCGCGAGTTCGACCACAAGCTCAACAGCATCATCGTGGACAAGGCCATCAAGTACCGCACGCGCGGCGTGTACGGCATCGACCTGGCTGGCACCGAGACGAACGCCATGGAGCTCAGCCCCGAGCGCGTGGCCGAGTACGAGGACCTCTTCGCACGCGCGCGCCGCGCCGGCCTCAAGTGCACCGTGCACACCGGAGAGACGCGCGGCACCGGCGCCGAGGGCGTCATGTCCGTGGTGGAGAAGCTCAAGCCGCACCGCATCGGCCACGGCATCCGCGCCGCCTACGACGAGCACGCGATGAAGGTGCTCCGGGAGAACGACATCACCCTGGAGCTGTGCCCCACGTCCAACCTGCACACCAAGGCGGTGGAGGGCGTGGAGGAGATGCGCCACATCATCCGCACCTTCTGGGACCGCAAGGTGAAGTTCACCATCAACACCGACGGCCCCTACCTGCTCGAGACGGACATGCGCCGCGAAATCGAAATCATCGAGCAGAACGGCATCCTCACGGCCGAGCAGGTGGACCAGACGCTGGCCTGGGCCCGACAGGCCTCGTTCATCCCCGCCACCTGA
- a CDS encoding ADP-ribosylglycohydrolase family protein produces MPTREERITGGLYGLLIGDALGVPYEFHEPRQLPPSEAIEYEPPAGFYRSHDGVPPGTWSDDGAHALCLLDSLLYHGRLDLEDLGRRLVNWYEWGYLAVDGKVFDVGIQTSTALAHFRAGTPALTSGPKGERDNGNGSLMRVLPLALWHQGDDAQLASDAMTQSRVTHGHMRSQVCCALYCLWARRILEGAADPWAQALATFRELYPEGVEARTELDTNIARPDAEEPPGAGSGYVVDCLRSARQCVVAGRDYEAVVKAAIRLGHDTDTTAAVAGGIAGLMYGMQGIPERWRTALRGQDLVEPLVKKLLAHARG; encoded by the coding sequence ATGCCGACGCGCGAGGAGCGAATCACGGGTGGGTTGTACGGGCTGCTGATTGGCGATGCGCTTGGAGTCCCCTACGAGTTCCATGAGCCGCGGCAGCTTCCACCGTCCGAGGCCATCGAGTACGAGCCGCCCGCCGGCTTCTACCGCTCGCACGACGGCGTTCCGCCGGGCACCTGGTCTGACGACGGCGCGCATGCGCTGTGTCTGCTGGACTCGCTGCTGTACCACGGGCGGTTGGACCTGGAGGACCTCGGGCGCCGGCTGGTGAATTGGTACGAGTGGGGCTACCTCGCCGTGGACGGCAAGGTGTTCGACGTGGGCATCCAGACGAGCACGGCCCTCGCGCACTTCCGCGCGGGGACGCCCGCGCTGACGTCCGGGCCGAAGGGCGAGCGCGACAACGGCAACGGCTCGCTGATGCGCGTGCTGCCGCTGGCGCTCTGGCACCAGGGGGATGATGCGCAGCTCGCGTCGGACGCGATGACGCAGTCGCGGGTGACGCACGGGCACATGCGCTCGCAGGTGTGCTGCGCGCTGTACTGCCTGTGGGCGCGGCGCATCCTCGAAGGCGCCGCGGACCCGTGGGCCCAGGCGCTGGCCACCTTCCGGGAGCTGTACCCCGAGGGCGTCGAGGCGCGCACCGAGCTGGACACGAACATCGCGAGGCCGGACGCGGAGGAGCCGCCGGGCGCGGGCTCCGGGTACGTGGTGGACTGTCTGCGCTCGGCGCGGCAGTGCGTGGTGGCCGGGCGCGACTACGAGGCGGTGGTGAAGGCCGCCATCCGCCTGGGCCACGACACGGACACCACGGCCGCGGTGGCCGGTGGAATCGCCGGGCTCATGTACGGCATGCAGGGCATCCCCGAGCGATGGCGCACGGCCCTGCGCGGACAGGACCTGGTGGAGCCGCTGGTGAAGAAGCTGCTCGCGCACGCCCGGGGCTGA
- the folD gene encoding bifunctional methylenetetrahydrofolate dehydrogenase/methenyltetrahydrofolate cyclohydrolase FolD, whose translation MAQLIDGKAVAARVRSEVKAEVDRLKAERGLVPGLAVVRVGEDPASKVYVGGKKKAAAEVGFNSWEHHRDASITQDELLALVHQLNEDPAVHGILVQLPLPKHIDADVIISAVKPEKDADGFHPMNAGNLLLGRPATRACTPYGIMRLLEEIGCNPAGKRAVVVGRSNIVGKPMALMLLQKNATVTIAHSKSDVRREVEGADIVVVAVGVQELVKGEWIKPGAVVIDVGMNRLPDGKLVGDVEFAKAAERASYITPVPGGVGPMTIAMLMRNTLEAAQRTAK comes from the coding sequence ATGGCCCAGTTGATTGATGGCAAGGCAGTGGCGGCACGGGTGCGGTCGGAAGTGAAGGCCGAGGTGGACCGCCTCAAGGCGGAACGCGGCCTCGTCCCCGGGCTCGCCGTGGTGCGCGTGGGTGAGGACCCGGCGTCCAAGGTCTACGTCGGCGGGAAGAAGAAGGCCGCCGCCGAGGTGGGCTTCAACTCGTGGGAGCACCACCGCGACGCGAGCATCACCCAGGACGAATTGCTCGCGCTGGTGCATCAGCTCAACGAGGACCCGGCGGTGCACGGCATCCTCGTGCAGCTCCCGCTGCCCAAGCACATCGACGCGGACGTCATCATCTCCGCGGTGAAGCCGGAGAAGGACGCGGACGGCTTCCACCCGATGAACGCGGGCAACCTGCTGCTCGGCCGTCCCGCGACGCGCGCGTGCACGCCCTACGGCATCATGCGGCTCCTGGAAGAGATTGGCTGCAACCCGGCCGGCAAGCGCGCGGTGGTGGTGGGGCGCAGCAACATCGTGGGCAAGCCCATGGCGCTGATGCTCCTCCAGAAGAACGCCACCGTCACCATCGCCCACAGCAAGAGCGACGTGCGCCGCGAGGTGGAGGGCGCGGACATCGTCGTCGTCGCGGTGGGCGTGCAGGAGCTGGTGAAGGGCGAGTGGATCAAGCCCGGCGCGGTGGTCATCGACGTGGGCATGAACCGGCTGCCGGACGGCAAGCTGGTGGGTGACGTGGAGTTCGCGAAGGCCGCCGAGCGCGCCTCGTACATCACCCCCGTGCCGGGCGGAGTGGGGCCGATGACCATTGCCATGCTCATGCGCAACACGCTGGAGGCGGCCCAGCGCACCGCGAAGTGA